One window of Phycisphaeraceae bacterium genomic DNA carries:
- the rplO gene encoding 50S ribosomal protein L15 yields MMIHDITSLAGKSKKRKRIGRGHGSGQGKQAGRGHKGAGSRSGDAAKRGFEGGQMPYFRRLAKFGFTNAQFKTEFWIVNLADIVRHPAFAKGGKVDIDTLIKAGLVRDTSRDLKILGSIGEDGLKSKLDVTASRVSMSARRLIEGAGGKVHETGTRRDHVRGVDRNAEDKSPKKLTKKLKRGANSRGKAAVAAQEAAQE; encoded by the coding sequence ATGATGATCCATGACATCACCTCACTTGCCGGAAAGAGCAAGAAGCGCAAGCGCATCGGACGCGGACACGGCTCCGGCCAGGGCAAGCAGGCCGGTCGTGGCCACAAGGGTGCGGGCTCACGCTCCGGCGACGCCGCCAAACGTGGCTTCGAGGGTGGCCAGATGCCATACTTCCGCCGCTTGGCGAAGTTCGGCTTCACCAACGCCCAGTTCAAGACCGAGTTCTGGATCGTCAACCTCGCCGATATTGTCCGTCACCCCGCCTTCGCAAAGGGCGGCAAAGTCGATATCGACACGCTCATCAAGGCCGGTTTGGTCCGCGATACATCCAGAGACCTCAAGATCCTCGGCTCGATCGGCGAGGACGGACTCAAGTCCAAGCTCGACGTCACCGCCAGCCGCGTCTCCATGTCCGCTCGTCGCCTGATCGAGGGCGCAGGTGGCAAGGTCCACGAAACGGGCACCCGCCGTGATCATGTCCGGGGCGTTGATCGCAACGCCGAGGACAAGTCGCCCAAGAAGCTCACCAAGAAGCTCAAGCGAGGCGCGAACTCGCGAGGCAAGGCCGCAGTGGCCGCTCAGGAAGCAGCACAGGAATGA
- the rplR gene encoding 50S ribosomal protein L18 yields MDKNVLKAKRRTRRKIGIRKRVAGTAERPRLSIYRSLGHIYAQLINDLDGTTIVAASSRDKDAAGTPGNTKSAADVGSRLAAKAKQSGVSAVVFDRNGFRYHGRVKALADAAREAGLKF; encoded by the coding sequence ATGGACAAGAACGTACTCAAGGCAAAGCGTCGCACGCGTCGAAAGATCGGCATCCGCAAGCGGGTCGCCGGCACCGCCGAGCGTCCGCGCCTCTCGATCTATCGCTCGCTCGGCCACATCTACGCCCAGCTCATCAACGACCTGGACGGCACGACCATCGTCGCCGCGTCCTCGCGTGACAAGGATGCCGCTGGCACCCCTGGCAACACGAAGTCCGCCGCCGATGTCGGGTCCCGCCTGGCCGCAAAGGCCAAGCAGTCCGGCGTCTCCGCGGTTGTCTTCGATCGCAACGGCTTCCGGTATCACGGCCGCGTCAAGGCACTCGCCGACGCCGCTCGTGAGGCCGGCCTGAAGTTCTGA
- the rplE gene encoding 50S ribosomal protein L5: MAKDTKPAGKSGTGKKKGHSEEAVATASAPAGKPRLQTMYESKVREAVTEKFGIKNPMAMPRLDKITINVNMGRHIEGTKIPPHIRQTVLDTIVAISGQKPVVLKAKKSVSNFKVREGVETAAMVTIRRDRMWHFLDRLINLATPRIKDFRGLNDKAFDRQGNYAMGLTEQGVFPEINMADVQFTHGMNINFSFRNSSPELSRFVLEQLGMPFKKAGEN, encoded by the coding sequence ATGGCCAAGGACACGAAGCCAGCCGGCAAATCAGGAACCGGGAAGAAGAAGGGCCACTCCGAAGAGGCAGTGGCAACCGCTTCCGCTCCCGCGGGCAAGCCGCGCCTCCAGACCATGTACGAGTCCAAGGTCCGTGAGGCCGTAACCGAGAAGTTCGGCATCAAGAACCCCATGGCCATGCCCCGGCTCGACAAGATCACGATCAACGTGAACATGGGCCGCCACATCGAGGGCACCAAGATCCCGCCGCACATCCGCCAGACCGTTCTCGACACCATCGTCGCGATCAGCGGCCAGAAGCCCGTCGTCCTCAAGGCCAAGAAGTCCGTCTCGAACTTCAAGGTCCGCGAGGGCGTCGAGACCGCAGCGATGGTCACCATCCGCCGCGACCGGATGTGGCACTTCCTCGATCGCCTCATCAACCTCGCGACGCCCCGTATCAAGGACTTCCGGGGCCTCAACGACAAGGCCTTCGACAGGCAGGGCAACTACGCCATGGGCCTGACCGAGCAGGGCGTCTTCCCCGAGATCAACATGGCCGACGTGCAGTTCACGCACGGCATGAACATCAACTTCTCGTTCCGCAACTCATCTCCCGAGCTCAGCAGGTTCGTCCTCGAACAGCTCGGAATGCCGTTCAAGAAGGCCGGCGAGAACTAA
- the rplB gene encoding 50S ribosomal protein L2, which yields MAIRVYKKTSAGRRFASVNMHVEVTKKTPEKSLLAPLPKKGGRNNSGKITVRGRGGGAKRQYRRIDFKRRDRAGIVGKVAGVEYDPNRSAHIALIQYADGVKRYIIAPIGLVTGAEVMTSIDEAIDPNPGNAMPLKFIPLGLEVHCIEMQPGRGAQICRSAGCTAKLSNKEGEYATLVMPSGEIRRVHVNCLATIGQVGNIDHQNRRLGKAGLTRHLGRRPITRGVAKSHHAHPLGGGSGRSKGNRPPCGPTGVGAKGGRTRNRKKHSTKLIIRRRRSVRYGQLK from the coding sequence ATGGCCATTCGCGTTTACAAAAAGACCAGTGCCGGACGCAGATTCGCGTCCGTCAATATGCACGTCGAGGTCACGAAGAAGACCCCGGAGAAGTCCCTCCTCGCTCCCCTCCCAAAGAAGGGCGGCAGGAACAACTCCGGCAAGATCACGGTCCGTGGCCGTGGCGGCGGTGCAAAGCGTCAGTATCGTCGCATCGACTTCAAGCGTCGCGACCGCGCCGGCATCGTCGGCAAAGTCGCGGGTGTTGAGTACGATCCCAATCGCTCCGCTCACATCGCCCTGATCCAGTACGCAGACGGCGTGAAGCGGTACATCATCGCTCCCATCGGCCTCGTCACGGGTGCCGAGGTGATGACCAGCATCGACGAGGCGATCGATCCGAACCCCGGCAACGCCATGCCCCTCAAGTTCATCCCCCTCGGTCTTGAGGTCCACTGCATCGAGATGCAGCCCGGTCGCGGCGCACAGATCTGCCGCTCCGCCGGTTGCACCGCCAAGCTCTCGAACAAAGAGGGCGAGTACGCCACCTTGGTCATGCCCTCCGGCGAGATCCGGCGTGTCCATGTCAACTGCCTGGCGACCATCGGCCAGGTCGGCAACATCGACCACCAGAACCGTCGCCTCGGCAAGGCCGGTCTCACACGCCACCTCGGTCGGCGCCCCATCACCCGTGGCGTCGCCAAGAGCCACCACGCCCATCCGCTGGGCGGCGGCTCCGGACGCTCCAAGGGCAACCGCCCGCCGTGCGGACCGACCGGTGTCGGCGCAAAGGGCGGACGCACGCGTAATCGCAAGAAGCACAGCACGAAGTTGATCATCCGTCGTAGGCGCTCGGTCCGCTACGGCCAGTTGAAGTGA
- the rplV gene encoding 50S ribosomal protein L22, with protein MKLRGDKIKTLAEANGVSRQDLARSIERTGLKGDRALSAVNNWMAGKDHPRARAEDIRRLAQTIGCEVKDISRFVSMVRFHRGSERKAKLLVDLVRGKTFLEADNLLRFNTKRAAVNVRKALNAARADAELQQADVELLVVSESRVDRALHIKRFKAKDRGRAHPILKRTAHITVGVEERN; from the coding sequence GTGAAACTGCGAGGCGACAAAATCAAGACACTCGCCGAGGCCAATGGCGTCAGCCGCCAGGACCTCGCACGCTCGATCGAGCGCACCGGTCTGAAGGGCGATCGCGCCCTCTCCGCCGTCAACAACTGGATGGCAGGCAAGGACCACCCACGTGCCCGGGCCGAAGACATCCGCCGCCTCGCGCAGACAATCGGCTGCGAGGTCAAGGACATCTCCCGGTTCGTCAGCATGGTCCGCTTCCACAGGGGGAGCGAGCGCAAGGCCAAGCTGCTCGTCGATCTCGTCAGAGGCAAGACCTTCCTCGAGGCCGACAACCTGCTCCGCTTTAACACCAAGCGGGCCGCTGTCAACGTCCGCAAGGCGCTCAACGCCGCGCGTGCCGATGCGGAGCTCCAGCAGGCCGATGTCGAACTGCTCGTCGTCTCCGAAAGCCGCGTCGATCGCGCGTTGCACATCAAGCGATTCAAGGCCAAAGACCGCGGCCGTGCCCACCCAATTCTCAAGCGAACCGCCCACATCACGGTCGGTGTGGAGGAGCGTAACTAA
- the rpmC gene encoding 50S ribosomal protein L29: MKSKEVQSMTADDLNDKLTDLRHKVYNLRVQAVTQKIEDNSQIGKTKRDIARLLTERRARQIVATTKSAS, translated from the coding sequence ATGAAGTCCAAAGAAGTACAGAGCATGACCGCCGACGATCTGAACGACAAGCTCACCGACCTGCGCCACAAGGTCTACAACCTTCGCGTGCAGGCCGTCACACAGAAGATCGAAGACAACAGCCAGATCGGCAAGACCAAGCGTGACATCGCTCGGCTCCTGACCGAACGCCGCGCCCGTCAGATCGTCGCGACCACCAAGAGCGCCTCCTGA
- the infA gene encoding translation initiation factor IF-1 has protein sequence MSKQDDKFTFDAVVTEALPNAMFKVRLPNEQKTEVLAYVSGKMRMNYIRILPGDRVTVEMTPYDLSKARITYRH, from the coding sequence ATGTCAAAGCAGGACGACAAGTTTACATTTGATGCGGTGGTCACCGAGGCGCTCCCAAACGCCATGTTCAAGGTCCGGCTGCCCAACGAGCAGAAGACAGAGGTCTTGGCCTACGTCTCCGGCAAGATGCGCATGAACTACATCCGCATCCTCCCCGGCGACCGCGTCACCGTCGAGATGACCCCATACGACCTCTCCAAGGCCAGAATCACGTACCGGCACTGA
- the rpsE gene encoding 30S ribosomal protein S5, whose product MDSTTIAVGRTSATVKGGRRFSFGALVVVGDRRGKVGFGYGKSNEVPNAVEKAQKYAKRALVTIPMVGTTIPHEVEGTFSASKVRLIPAAPGTGVVAGGTVRSILEIAGITDCLTKCYGSTNKTNTVKAVFDALRRLRTAEQIATLRGVKLDTTHIESMIEKGKRFMPVSTGEKARGPVNTIGQDRRGGRGGRGGPGGGRGGRGRGPQSDSPAPAADASAPPAENA is encoded by the coding sequence ATGGATTCCACGACGATCGCCGTCGGTCGCACCTCAGCGACTGTCAAAGGCGGCCGTCGATTCTCCTTCGGTGCGCTCGTTGTCGTCGGCGATCGGCGCGGCAAGGTCGGCTTCGGCTATGGAAAGTCCAACGAAGTACCCAACGCCGTTGAGAAGGCCCAGAAGTACGCCAAGAGGGCTCTCGTCACGATCCCCATGGTCGGAACGACCATCCCGCACGAGGTCGAGGGCACCTTCTCCGCATCCAAAGTGCGGCTCATCCCCGCCGCTCCCGGAACCGGCGTCGTCGCAGGCGGCACCGTCCGCTCGATCCTCGAGATCGCGGGCATCACCGACTGCCTCACCAAGTGCTACGGCTCCACCAACAAGACCAACACCGTCAAGGCCGTCTTCGACGCACTCCGTCGCCTTCGCACCGCAGAGCAGATCGCCACGCTCAGAGGCGTCAAACTCGACACCACACACATCGAGAGCATGATCGAGAAGGGCAAGCGATTCATGCCCGTATCCACCGGCGAGAAAGCCCGCGGCCCCGTCAACACCATCGGCCAGGACCGCCGCGGCGGCCGTGGCGGTCGTGGCGGACCCGGCGGCGGTCGTGGTGGCCGTGGACGCGGCCCGCAGAGCGACAGCCCAGCTCCTGCAGCTGACGCATCCGCGCCACCCGCTGAGAACGCCTGA
- the rplN gene encoding 50S ribosomal protein L14 → MLQQESRCEVADNSGAKIAYVIRVYGGSTATGAFTRRTAGVGDRVLVSIKKALPGGDIKAGDKSKAVVVRTSKPRRRADGSYIRFDSSAVVLIQDDGNPKGTRIFGPVARELRDRNYMKIVSLASEVV, encoded by the coding sequence ATGCTCCAGCAAGAATCACGATGCGAGGTCGCGGATAACTCAGGCGCAAAGATCGCCTACGTCATCCGTGTCTACGGCGGCTCCACCGCAACGGGCGCGTTCACACGCCGCACCGCGGGCGTCGGCGACCGTGTCCTCGTCTCGATCAAGAAGGCCCTCCCCGGCGGCGACATCAAGGCCGGCGACAAGAGCAAGGCCGTTGTCGTTCGGACCAGCAAGCCCCGCCGCCGTGCGGACGGCTCGTACATCCGCTTCGACTCATCCGCCGTGGTCCTCATCCAGGACGACGGCAATCCCAAGGGCACACGCATCTTCGGGCCGGTCGCCCGCGAGCTGCGCGATCGCAACTACATGAAGATTGTCTCACTCGCTTCGGAGGTGGTGTGA
- the rplX gene encoding 50S ribosomal protein L24, with protein sequence MPAHVRKGDTVVVRSGSHKGQVGEVIRVDPDSKTVVIKGVNLVTRHMRPTRTNPNGGVVTREAPLDWSKVNPVVDGKPTRVRFQTKDDGSKVRVAARGGKVLGTVRGPRKTSKKS encoded by the coding sequence ATGCCGGCTCATGTTCGCAAAGGTGACACCGTGGTCGTCCGCTCCGGAAGCCACAAGGGTCAGGTCGGCGAGGTCATCCGCGTCGATCCCGACAGCAAGACCGTCGTGATCAAGGGCGTCAACCTGGTCACACGCCACATGCGTCCCACTCGCACGAATCCCAACGGCGGCGTCGTCACTCGTGAGGCCCCGCTCGATTGGTCAAAGGTCAATCCCGTCGTCGATGGCAAGCCGACTCGCGTCCGCTTCCAGACCAAGGACGACGGATCAAAGGTCCGCGTCGCCGCTCGGGGCGGCAAGGTTCTCGGCACCGTCCGGGGACCCCGGAAGACGTCGAAGAAGTCTTGA
- the secY gene encoding preprotein translocase subunit SecY, which translates to MFKIIANIFSIPELRNKILFTLAMLAVYRIGYWVPLPGIETGALSEYFATQGGESSAAKKAASFVAMFAGGSLSQSTIFGLGIMPYISASIIFQILTAVSPALKKIQEEGPTGRQKIMEWTRYATLVLCVFQAIGWLMFISRPGVGGVDPMWVRNPMWWVTAISMLTAGTMFLMWLGEQIDRHGIGNGVSLIITAGIITGMPNAVKWLIENFNPSDPNQLDWMSIILLALGFVGVIMGAVLMTVAQRRIPVQQAKHTRGRRVFGGQRSYLPLRVNHSGVMPVIFASSLMIFPQVLISGLGEQLRAAGNIGFFTQTLQWLGANLTAGQFLFVVLEAILIFFFSYVWITIQFNPEEMSKQLKEHGSFIPGLRPGPRTAEYLESVMERITFVGAGMLVIIAILPQVIATSMRIDWSVAQFLGGTGLLIVVSVSLDLLQRIEANLLMRNYAGFLGGDSAGNAPRIRGPRA; encoded by the coding sequence ATGTTCAAGATCATCGCAAACATCTTCTCGATACCGGAACTGCGGAACAAAATCCTGTTCACCCTCGCGATGCTCGCCGTCTACCGCATCGGGTACTGGGTCCCGCTTCCGGGCATCGAAACCGGCGCGCTGAGCGAGTACTTCGCCACCCAGGGAGGCGAGAGCTCCGCAGCCAAGAAGGCCGCATCCTTCGTCGCCATGTTCGCGGGCGGCTCTCTCTCCCAGTCCACGATCTTCGGACTGGGCATCATGCCCTATATCTCCGCGTCGATCATCTTCCAGATCCTCACGGCCGTCTCGCCCGCGCTCAAGAAGATCCAGGAAGAAGGCCCCACCGGCCGCCAGAAGATCATGGAGTGGACGAGGTACGCCACCCTCGTGCTCTGCGTCTTCCAGGCCATCGGATGGCTGATGTTCATCTCTCGCCCGGGCGTCGGCGGCGTCGATCCCATGTGGGTCCGAAACCCCATGTGGTGGGTCACCGCAATCTCCATGCTCACCGCCGGCACCATGTTCCTGATGTGGCTCGGCGAACAGATCGACCGACACGGCATCGGCAACGGTGTCTCGCTCATCATCACCGCCGGCATCATCACGGGCATGCCCAACGCCGTGAAGTGGCTGATCGAGAACTTCAATCCGTCCGATCCGAATCAGCTCGACTGGATGAGCATCATCCTGCTCGCGCTCGGGTTTGTCGGCGTCATCATGGGCGCGGTCCTCATGACCGTCGCACAGCGACGAATCCCCGTCCAACAGGCCAAGCACACGCGAGGCCGCCGCGTCTTCGGAGGCCAACGCTCCTATCTCCCGCTCCGCGTCAACCACAGCGGCGTCATGCCCGTCATCTTCGCCTCCTCCCTCATGATCTTCCCCCAGGTGCTCATCTCCGGACTCGGTGAACAGCTCCGCGCTGCCGGCAACATCGGTTTCTTCACCCAGACGCTCCAGTGGCTCGGTGCAAACCTCACCGCCGGCCAGTTCCTGTTCGTTGTCCTCGAAGCGATCCTCATCTTCTTCTTCAGTTATGTCTGGATCACCATCCAGTTCAATCCCGAGGAGATGAGCAAGCAGCTCAAAGAGCACGGCTCGTTCATCCCAGGCCTGAGGCCCGGGCCCCGCACCGCCGAATACCTCGAATCCGTGATGGAACGCATCACCTTCGTCGGTGCTGGCATGCTCGTCATCATCGCCATCCTCCCGCAGGTCATCGCAACCTCAATGCGAATCGACTGGTCCGTCGCACAGTTCCTCGGCGGCACCGGCCTGCTCATCGTGGTCTCCGTCAGTCTCGACCTCCTCCAGAGGATCGAAGCGAACCTGCTGATGCGAAACTACGCTGGCTTCCTCGGTGGAGACAGCGCGGGCAACGCGCCTCGAATCCGCGGCCCCCGCGCCTGA
- a CDS encoding type Z 30S ribosomal protein S14, translated as MASKAQTAKSQRKPKFSTRVVRRCELTGRDRGVYRKFRISRIMLRKLALEGKIPGMRKASW; from the coding sequence ATGGCCAGCAAGGCGCAGACCGCAAAGTCTCAGAGAAAGCCCAAGTTCAGCACCCGCGTGGTGCGCCGGTGCGAGCTCACCGGGCGCGACCGCGGCGTCTACCGCAAGTTCCGCATCAGCAGGATCATGCTCCGAAAGCTCGCGCTCGAAGGAAAGATCCCCGGCATGCGCAAGGCGAGCTGGTAA
- the rpsC gene encoding 30S ribosomal protein S3 gives MGQKTHPFGLRVGITEAHRSRWYAPKALYGELLVEDEKIRQHLDKRLNRRPPNAAVSDIHIERTREELKVIIRTARPGLVIGPKGAEVERMTEELQFMTGRKVSISILEIKQPDLDAQLVGEAVCEQLNKRAAFRRVVKSRAEATMAAGAKGVRIQISGRLGGAEMSRTLDVRLGSLPLSTLQANIDYGFAQAFTTYGALGCKVWIYKGLYTQEQVQDEVQSNAAGGKARARGRR, from the coding sequence ATGGGACAGAAAACCCATCCATTCGGTCTCCGCGTCGGTATCACAGAGGCCCACCGCAGCCGCTGGTACGCCCCCAAGGCGCTCTACGGCGAGCTTCTGGTTGAAGACGAGAAGATCCGTCAGCACCTCGACAAGCGCCTCAACCGCAGGCCCCCGAACGCCGCGGTCTCCGATATCCACATCGAGCGCACCCGCGAAGAGCTCAAGGTCATCATCCGCACCGCACGCCCCGGCCTGGTCATCGGTCCGAAGGGCGCGGAAGTCGAGCGCATGACCGAGGAGCTGCAGTTCATGACGGGCCGCAAGGTCTCGATCTCGATTCTCGAGATCAAGCAGCCCGACCTTGATGCACAGCTCGTCGGCGAGGCGGTCTGTGAGCAGCTCAACAAGCGGGCCGCGTTCCGTCGCGTCGTGAAAAGCCGCGCCGAGGCGACGATGGCCGCCGGCGCCAAGGGTGTCCGCATCCAGATCTCCGGCCGCCTCGGCGGCGCGGAAATGAGCCGCACCCTCGATGTCCGTCTCGGCTCTCTCCCGCTCTCAACCCTCCAGGCCAACATCGACTACGGCTTCGCCCAGGCGTTCACCACCTATGGTGCGCTCGGCTGCAAAGTCTGGATCTACAAGGGGCTCTACACCCAGGAGCAGGTGCAGGACGAAGTCCAGTCGAACGCAGCGGGCGGCAAGGCGCGTGCAAGAGGCCGTCGCTGA
- the rpsS gene encoding 30S ribosomal protein S19, producing the protein MGRSLKKGPYVDEKLYRKVEKLNERNKREPIKTWARRCTIVPEFVGHTFKVHNGRVFLDVFVTEDMVGHKLGEFSITRTFRGHTNKKEGIAAGDTKK; encoded by the coding sequence ATGGGACGCAGTCTGAAGAAAGGCCCCTACGTCGATGAGAAGCTCTACCGAAAGGTCGAGAAGCTCAACGAGCGAAACAAGCGAGAGCCCATCAAGACATGGGCAAGACGCTGCACGATCGTGCCCGAGTTCGTCGGACACACGTTCAAGGTCCACAACGGACGCGTCTTCCTTGACGTGTTCGTCACCGAAGACATGGTCGGCCACAAGCTCGGCGAGTTCAGCATCACTCGCACGTTCAGAGGCCACACCAACAAGAAGGAAGGCATCGCCGCGGGCGATACCAAGAAGTAA
- the rplP gene encoding 50S ribosomal protein L16, which yields MAMLPKRVKYRKEMRRVRDRKATKGNYVAFGDYGLQALDGAWVTAQQIEAGRVALAHYLKREGKLFIRIFPNKPISKKPLETRMGTGKADVDYWAARVKPGTMLFEIAGVPEAAAKAALVRVAMKMPIRCRFVGRRVSV from the coding sequence ATGGCGATGCTGCCAAAGCGAGTGAAGTACCGGAAAGAGATGCGTCGCGTCCGCGATCGCAAGGCCACCAAGGGCAACTACGTTGCCTTCGGTGACTACGGACTCCAGGCCCTCGACGGGGCATGGGTCACCGCGCAACAGATCGAGGCCGGGCGCGTCGCGCTCGCCCACTATCTCAAGCGTGAGGGCAAGCTCTTCATCCGTATCTTCCCCAACAAGCCCATCTCGAAGAAGCCCCTCGAAACCCGAATGGGCACCGGCAAAGCCGACGTGGATTACTGGGCCGCTCGCGTGAAGCCCGGCACCATGCTCTTCGAGATCGCCGGCGTTCCCGAGGCCGCCGCGAAGGCCGCACTCGTCCGCGTCGCCATGAAGATGCCGATCAGGTGCCGCTTTGTCGGTCGTCGCGTCTCGGTGTGA
- the rplF gene encoding 50S ribosomal protein L6, with protein sequence MSRIGKKPVPVPANVKVAISGRSVSITGPKGTLVFEHHPLVKVTWTESEKSIVCSVADAADRVAKAQWGTTRAILRNMIEGVSNGYEKTLEVNGVGWAPSMQGTKLKLVVGLASPIFLEIPKGINVVVDKQIIRVSGADRQMVGEFAARVRSQRKPEPYNGKGIKYTTETIRRKQGKQFGA encoded by the coding sequence ATGTCAAGGATCGGAAAGAAGCCAGTGCCCGTCCCCGCGAACGTCAAGGTCGCGATCTCAGGACGCAGCGTCTCGATCACGGGCCCCAAGGGCACCCTCGTCTTCGAGCACCACCCGCTCGTCAAGGTCACCTGGACCGAGAGCGAGAAGTCGATCGTCTGCTCCGTCGCGGATGCCGCTGATCGCGTCGCCAAGGCGCAGTGGGGCACCACCCGCGCCATCCTCAGGAACATGATCGAGGGTGTCTCGAACGGCTATGAGAAGACGCTCGAGGTCAACGGCGTCGGCTGGGCCCCCTCCATGCAGGGAACCAAGCTCAAGCTCGTGGTCGGTCTCGCCAGCCCGATCTTCCTCGAGATCCCCAAGGGCATCAATGTCGTCGTCGACAAGCAGATCATCCGTGTCAGCGGCGCTGATCGTCAGATGGTCGGCGAGTTCGCCGCACGAGTCAGGTCGCAGCGCAAGCCCGAGCCGTACAACGGCAAGGGAATCAAGTACACCACCGAAACAATCCGTCGCAAGCAGGGCAAGCAGTTCGGCGCTTGA
- the rpsH gene encoding 30S ribosomal protein S8 produces MAISDPIADMLTRIRNGLRNRAKTVNCLNSKVCRGIADVLRDEGYITSYDVIEDGRQGIIRLHMKYGPSGEALISRITRSSKPGCRVYAAVDEIPRPLQGLGIAVVSTSRGVLSDRKCRTERVGGELLCVVE; encoded by the coding sequence ATGGCCATTAGCGACCCCATCGCAGACATGCTCACCCGCATCCGCAACGGCCTGCGGAACCGCGCAAAGACGGTGAACTGCCTGAACAGCAAGGTCTGCCGCGGCATCGCGGACGTCCTTCGCGACGAGGGCTACATCACCTCATACGATGTCATCGAGGACGGACGCCAGGGCATCATCCGCCTTCATATGAAGTACGGACCTAGCGGTGAGGCCCTGATCTCCAGGATCACCCGCTCCAGCAAGCCTGGGTGCCGTGTGTACGCCGCCGTCGATGAGATCCCAAGACCGCTCCAGGGGCTCGGCATCGCCGTTGTCTCCACCAGCCGCGGCGTGCTGAGCGATCGCAAGTGCCGCACCGAGCGTGTCGGCGGCGAACTGCTCTGCGTTGTTGAGTAA
- the map gene encoding type I methionyl aminopeptidase has product MAIHLRSDSEIDALARAGRACWAALDRIASACVPGCITRDLDAIAREEIKRAGASPLFLGHKGPDGRPPFPGHLCVSINNELVHGIPGERLLRPGDVVSVDLGLTLDGWCADAARTVLIDPVPDHHRELHARTLEILKLAITMMEPGIAWSTIVQAVAKAVGETDTRLVEPYAGHGIGRALHEPPRAPLLNAGSPLSPNEDFILRPGMVLTVEPILVRGNAKTITGSDGWTVLAADNAVGCHEERMVAIVRGGYRMLTGAPI; this is encoded by the coding sequence ATGGCGATACACCTCCGCTCCGACAGCGAGATCGACGCGCTCGCGCGAGCAGGCCGCGCGTGCTGGGCCGCGCTCGATCGCATCGCGTCCGCCTGCGTCCCCGGCTGCATCACACGCGATCTGGACGCCATCGCGCGAGAAGAGATCAAACGCGCGGGTGCATCCCCGCTCTTCCTCGGCCACAAAGGGCCCGACGGTCGCCCGCCCTTCCCCGGCCACCTCTGCGTCTCGATCAACAACGAACTCGTCCACGGAATCCCAGGAGAGCGTTTGCTGCGCCCCGGCGATGTGGTCTCGGTCGATCTTGGCCTGACCCTCGACGGGTGGTGCGCAGATGCCGCACGAACAGTCCTCATCGACCCCGTGCCGGATCACCACCGCGAGCTTCACGCCCGCACGCTCGAGATCCTCAAGCTGGCAATCACAATGATGGAGCCCGGCATCGCGTGGTCGACGATCGTCCAAGCCGTCGCGAAAGCAGTGGGGGAGACCGACACACGTCTCGTCGAGCCATACGCCGGACACGGCATCGGAAGGGCACTGCACGAGCCGCCGCGTGCTCCGCTCCTGAACGCCGGGTCCCCCCTCAGCCCGAACGAAGACTTCATACTCAGACCAGGCATGGTTCTTACCGTCGAGCCGATCCTCGTCCGTGGCAACGCCAAGACCATCACCGGCTCCGACGGATGGACGGTTCTCGCCGCTGACAACGCCGTCGGCTGCCATGAGGAGCGAATGGTGGCTATTGTTCGAGGCGGCTATCGGATGCTCACCGGTGCGCCGATCTGA
- the rpsQ gene encoding 30S ribosomal protein S17, with protein sequence MSTSTAAKAEKKQVTRVGVVESDARSKTRKVVINFLAKHPKYGKFLRKRTILHVHDEENVSKNGDIVEITECRPISKTKRWRLVRVVEKRSQ encoded by the coding sequence ATGAGCACCAGCACAGCAGCCAAGGCCGAGAAGAAGCAGGTCACCCGGGTCGGGGTCGTCGAGTCCGACGCCCGCAGCAAGACCCGCAAGGTCGTCATCAACTTCCTTGCCAAGCACCCCAAGTACGGCAAGTTCCTCCGCAAGCGCACCATCCTCCACGTCCACGACGAAGAGAATGTCTCGAAGAACGGCGACATCGTCGAGATCACCGAGTGCCGCCCCATCAGCAAGACCAAGCGCTGGCGGCTCGTCCGCGTCGTCGAGAAGCGTTCGCAGTAA